In Tachysurus fulvidraco isolate hzauxx_2018 chromosome 1, HZAU_PFXX_2.0, whole genome shotgun sequence, a single window of DNA contains:
- the mep1bb gene encoding meprin A subunit beta → MKCSAAPWTSLGFILTLLSWGFTALPTSKVTEYDVDGGKQDLFEVNQAAGLDLFEGDILYDKKQGRNSIIGDEYLWPTTVPYYFEDDLDVNAKGVILKAFEQYRLKTCINYKPWSGETNYISVFKGNGCFSSVGNQHVGKQVLSIGAGCDRIATIEHEFLHALGFWHEQSRADRDDYVTIMWDRIQEGKGHNFNKYNDTISSSLNVPYDYGSMMHYSMTAFSNGTAPTIVTKIPAFSNVIGQRMEFSDSDLLKLNRLYNCTRAATFLDTCDFELENICGMIQGQDDQADWERVTKANGGPDTDYSNMGRCNGAGYFMHFSTISGSEGNTALLESRLLYPNRNYQCLQFFYYHSGNQNDKLEIWVREYNEANPDGTLRIIETITGLPETFWQLHHVKLDVSSKFRVVFKGTKGAGSSTGGFSLDDVNLSETTCPEHVWRIKNFKSIMENTPVGSAIYSPRFLSKYGYTFQMGLYPNGSDTYPKDLGAFAHLASSGDNATDDSLTWPCPWMQITMTLMDQNADIRKRMSNQRSVTTDPNEQLEESKLRWDNPRKVGIEVADGNGIKYFRGPGYGTYVYLSQSRALSRDFIKGGDAIFLLSMEDISHLVPSQPIPPMTNPTTSTADPCVLVTCENDGVCVMDNGVKAVCRCAAGDDWWYYGDRCQFKSSTQDGVVTAAVSSVVVFAVMLVVTVVSVLCMRKKYKKKMNAMASGGTAIQNISAK, encoded by the exons ATGAAGTGCTCGGCCGCACCGTGGACATCTCTGGGTTTTATTCTAACTCTCCTGAGCTGGGGGTTTACGGCTCTG CCGACAAGCAAAGTAACAG AGTATGATGTAGACGGTGGAAAACAGGATCTATTTGAGGTCAATCAAG CGGCTGGTCTGGATCTCTTCGAGGGAGATATTTTATATGACAAG aaacaagGGAGGAACTCCATCATTGGGGATGAGTACTTGTGGCCCACCACTGTGCCCTACTATTTTGAGGATGATTTGG ATGTTAATGCCAAAGGTGTTATATTGAAGGCATTTGAACAGTATCGCCTGAAGACCTGCATTAACTACAAACCATGGAGTGGAGAAACTAACTACATCTCTGTGTTTAAAGGCAACGG GTGTTTCTCCTCGGTGGGAAACCAGCATGTGGGAAAGCAGGTCTTGTCCATCGGCGCAGGATGTGACCGAATTGCCACCATCGAACACGAGTTCCTTCACGCTCTGGGGTTCTGGCATGAGCAGTCACGTGCCGATCGTGATGACTACGTCACCATCATGTGGGATCGTATCCAAGAAG GTAAGGGGCACAATTTCAATAAATACAATGACACCATATCCAGCTCCCTGAATGTACCTTATGACTATGGATCCATGATGCACTACAGCATGACTGCCTTCAGCAACGGTACTGCACCCACCATCGTCACCAAGATCCCCGCCTTCAGCAACGTCATTGGCCAGCGCATGGAGTTCAGCGACAGTGACCTGCTCAAGCTGAACAGGCTTTACAACTGCA CAAGAGCCGCAACGTTCCTGGACACCTGTGACTTTGAGCTGGAGAATATTTGTGGAATGATCCAAGGTCAGGATGACCAGGCAGACTGGGAACGTGTTACTAAAGCAAATGGTGGACCGGACACTGACTATTCTAATATGGGACGCTGTAATG GCGCGGGTTACTTCATGCACTTCAGCACCATCAGTGGAAGTGAAGGGAACACTGCTCTGTTAGAAAGCAGGCTACTCTACCCTAATCGCAACTACCAGTGTCTACAGTTTTTTTACTACCACAGTGGAAACCAGAATGATAAGCTGGAGATTTGGGTAAGAGAATACAATGAAGCTAACCCTGACGGAACATTACGGATCATTGAGACAATAACTG GACTGCCTGAGACATTTTGGCAGCTACACCATGTTAAACTAGATGTCTCCAGTAAGTTCCGTGTAGTATTTAAAGGCACAAAGGGTGCTGGAAGCTCCACAGGTGGGTTCTCCTTGGATGATGTCAATCTTTCTGAGACCACCTGCCCAGAACATGTGTGGCGGATCAAGAACTTCAAAAGTATTATGGAAAACACACCTGTGGGCTCTGCCATATACAGCCCACGTTTTCTTTCAAAGTATGGCTACACCTTCCAGATGGGCTTGTACCCCAATGGCAGTGACACATACCCAAAGGATTTGGGAGCTTTTGCCCATCTTGCATCATCTGGGGATAATGCGACTGATGACAGTCTCACTTGGCCCTGCCCATGGATGCAGATTACTATGACGCTAATGGATCAGAATGCAGACATTCGCAAACGCATGTCCAACCAAAGAAGTGTCACAACTGACCCCAATGAGCAATTAGAAG aatcAAAATTACGTTGGGACAACCCACGAAAAGTGGGAATAGAAGTAGCAGATGGGAATGGGATTAAATACTTCAGAGGACCAGGATACGGAACATATGTATACTTGAGTCAGTCCAGAGCACTCAGCAGAGACTTCATAAAGGGTGGAGATGCCATCTTCCTCCTCAGCATGGAAG ATATATCACACTTGGTTCCTTCTCAGCCCATCCCTCCAATGACCAACCCCACGACCTCTACTGCTGACCCATGTGTGTTGGTAACATGTGAAAATGATGGCGTGTGTGTGATGGACAATGGTGTTAAAGCAGTCTGCAG GTGTGCGGCAGGGGACGACTGGTGGTACTACGGGGACAGGTGTCAGTTTAAGAGTTCGACGCAGGACGGCGTGGTGACGGCGGCCGTGTCGTCAGTTGTGGTCTTTGCCGTCATGCTGGTGGTGACGGTAGTGAGTGTGCTGTGTATGAGGAAAAAGTATAAGAAGAAAATGAACGCCATGGCCAGCGGCGGTACTGCCATACAAAACATCAGTGCAAAATAA